Proteins from a genomic interval of Spea bombifrons isolate aSpeBom1 chromosome 4, aSpeBom1.2.pri, whole genome shotgun sequence:
- the LTA4H gene encoding leukotriene A-4 hydrolase produces the protein MADPSSFASADQFITRHINLKLCVDFDCRVIRASSSLTVRGLHDSLSQLIFDTKDLTIKKVSVNGQEAKYSLGTSHKFKGTPLEITLPFPLTRGQEIVVDISSETSPKSSALQWLKPEQTAGKIHPYLFSQCQATHCRTIIPCQDTPSVKFTYYCQISVPKELVALMSALHDGEISDPDDNSRKIYRFKQNVPIPSYLIALVVGALEGRSVGPRTTVWTEKELLEASVYEFAETEKMLKYAEDLVGPYVWERYDLLILPPSFPYGGMENPCLTFVTPTLLAGDRSLASVIAHEISHSWTGNLVTNRTWENFWLNEGHTVYLERRIDGLLHGEEFRQFKALGGWKELQNAVNTFGASNVLTNLVPNLHEVDVDEAFSSVPYEKGFALLFYLEQLLGGPAVFLGFLKNYLQVFAYKTVTTEDWKKFLYSYFKDKVEILDKVDWDGWMNTPGMPPVQPKYDMTLANACIALSKRWVEAKECDLSSFSAEDLKDISSHQRIELLTLLLLQEPLPVSHVKRMQEVYNFNEVKNSEIRFRWLRLCIRAKWEEVIPLALKMATEQGRMKFTRPLYRDLYNFDKARDEAVSTFLKNRAYMHPVTEMLVAKDLHVN, from the exons ATGGCCGATCCCAGCTCGTTCGCCTCCGCGGATCAGTTCATCACCAGACACATCAACCTCAAACTCTGCGTGGATTTCGACTGTCGGGTGATCCGAGCCTCCAGCTCCCTGACCGTGCGGGGGCTGCACGACTCCCTGAGCCAGCTG atTTTTGACACCAAGGATCTGACCATAAAGAAAGTTTCAGTAAATGGGCAAGAGGCAAAATATTCTCTTGGGACAAGTCACAAGTTTAAAGGAACCCCTCTGGAAATAACTCTCCCGTTTCCCCTCACAAG GGGTCAAGAGATCGTTGTGGACATCAGCTCTGAAACCTCTCCCAAGTCATCAGCTCTCCAGTGGCTTAAACCAGAACAGACAGCAGGGAAGATTCATCCTTATCTCTTCAGTCAATGCCAG gctacCCACTGCAGAACCATCATCCCCTGCCAAGATACCCCATCGGTGAAATTCACCTACTACTGCCAG ATTTCGGTTCCTAAGGAGCTGGTGGCGTTAATGAGCGCTCTTCATGATGGAGAAATTTCAGATCCAGATGACAACAGCAGGAAGATTTAtcgttttaaacaaaat GTCCCTATACCCAGCTATCTGATTGCCCTGGTTGTTGGAGCGTTGGAGGGCAG gaGTGTTGGTCCAAGGACGACCGTGTGGACAGAGAAGGAACTTTTGGAGGCCTCTGTGTATGAATTTGCTGAG ACTGAGAAAATGTTGAAATACGCAGAAGATCTGGTTGGCCCTTATGTTTGGGAAAGATATGACCTGCTTATATTGCCTCCCTCGTTCCCCTATGGTGGTATGGAGAACCCTTGCCTCACTTTTGTCACTCCAACTCTTCTG GCTGGTGATCGCTCTCTAGCAAGT gtTATTGCACATGAAATTTCACACAGCTGGACAGGAAATTTGGTTACAAACAGAACTTGGGAAAATTTTTG GTTAAACGAAGGTCATACCGTCTATTTGGAACGCAGAATTGATGGACTCCTTCATGGGGAAGAGTTCCGCCAGTTCAAGGCTTTGGGTGGATGGAAAGAATTGCAAAACGCT gTGAACACATTCGGAGCCAGTAATGTACTTACAAATCTTGTTCCCAATCTACATGAAGTGGATGTGGACGAAGCATTTTCCTCTGTTCCTTATGAGAAAGGCTTTGCTTTGCTGTTTTACCTAGAGCAGCTTCTGGGAGGGCCAG CTGTTTTCCTGGGTTTCCTGAAGAATTATCTCCAGGTGTTTGCCTACAAGACAGTGACTACAGAAGATTGGAAGAAATTCTTGTATTCCTATTTCAAAGACAAG GTAGAGATTCTTGACAAAGTGGACTGGGATGGATGGATGAATACCCCTGGTATGCCACCAGTACAGCCAAA GTATGATATGACTCTCGCAAATGCTTGTATTGCTCTCAGCAAGAGATGGGTTGAG GCTAAGGAATGTGACCTGAGCTCCTTCAGTGCTGAGGATTTGAAAGACATTTCTTCCCATCAGAGAATAGAGCTCCTAACTCTATTGCTACTTCAG gAACCACTTCCAGTATCTCACGTCAAGCGCATGCAAGAAGTGTACAACTTTAATGAAGTAAAAAATTCCGAAATAAGATTCAG GTGGCTGCGTCTCTGTATTCGAGCAAAGTGGGAGGAAGTTATCCCATTAGCGCTCAAAATGGCAACAGAACAAGGGAGAATGAAGTTTACACGACCATTGTATCG TGATCTTTACAACTTTGATAAGGCACGAGATGAAGCTGTAAGCACCTTCCTTAAAAACAGAGCCTATATGCACCCTGTGACCGAAATGCTGGTGGCGAAAGACCTGCACGTTAACTAA